Proteins from a genomic interval of Zingiber officinale cultivar Zhangliang chromosome 2A, Zo_v1.1, whole genome shotgun sequence:
- the LOC122044231 gene encoding two-component response regulator ORR23-like has protein sequence MTLESDFPLGMRVLAVNDDPASLKSLENLLTRCQYNVVSEDERRETIAKAVANGSCDYLLKPVRLQELRNIWTHVLRRKIVSTDNIYILQDERQQFLNVPVPDDKQHKHKHKHKIRPIPTVTEHGRAKEAKRKRLRWTEELHHKFLATVHTLGLNKAVPKKIIELMNVDDLTLDHVSSHLQKYKLYVKKLSAVTGHHALVAAQTKLVLGHDLIPLKTHQSIEIVPNSQPDLAQGVLASSELHDANGNHQTIGIADDCLPSYHLSQQQQQQQQQAQLMNASGNNSFIGAIDNFPLETAGNFQPNWLQGLLAPSDYPNDNNPLKDGPQLANYSLLDPTEPFCDLIDFNSLNQLLQHDQTMQYDVAATEPTATVLSDLPSVLMTPLFGDSFNSDSDFSQILHPIISNDNNPNFSNHLMQSPQPEWHQTYDQNSSSSSMPNFEVTSTNLLHQASSEDDRNAMIKILETGQVLQYASASEEGQ, from the exons ATGACACTCGAGAGCGATTTCCCCTTAGGCATGCGAGTTCTTGCCGTCAACGATGATCCCGCGAGCCTCAAGTCGTTGGAGAACCTCCTAACTCGATGTCAATATAACG TCGTATCAGAAGATGAAAGGCGAGAAACGATCGCTAAGGCGGTGGCTAACGGCAGCTGCGACTACTTGCTGAAGCCGGTGAGGCTTCAGGAGCTGCGCAACATATGGACGCACGTCCTAAGGAGGAAGATCGTATCCACCGACAACATCTACATTTTGCAAGATGAACGGCAGCAATTTTTAAATGTCCCGGTTCCGGATGACaaacaacacaaacacaaacacaaacacaagatcAGACCCATCCCTACAGTGACagaacacggccgtgccaagGAAGCCAAGAGAAAGAGACTGAGGTGGACCGAGGAACTGCACCACAAGTTCCTTGCCACTGTTCACACGCTCGGATTGAACA AGGCTGTGCCCAAGAAAATAATCGAACTCATGAACGTTGACGATCTGACTTTGGATCATGTTTCTAGTCATTTACAG AAATATAAGCTTTATGTCAAGAAGCTCAGTGCAGTCACAGGCCACCATGCTCTCGTAGCTGCTCAGACAAAACTGGTGCTGGGTCATGACTTGATTCCTCTGAAAACCCACCAAAGTATCGAGATCGTGCCGAATTCCCAACCTGATTTGGCCCAAGGAGTGCTTGCATCATCTGAACTCCATGATGCAAATGGTAACCACCAAACTATCGGGATCGCGGATGATTGTCTACCGTCTTATCATTTGAGccaacaacaacagcagcaacaacaacaagcacaACTGATGAATGCAAGTGGAAACAACTCTTTCATTGGTGCCATTGACAACTTTCCTCTTGAGACCGCGGGGAATTTCCAACCGAATTGGCTTCAAGGATTGCTTGCGCCTTCTGATTATCCAAACGACAACAATCCTCTGAAAGATGGGCCACAACTCGCGAACTATTCTCTTTTGGATCCGACCGAACCTTTCTGTGACTTGATTGACTTCAACAGTCTCAACCAACTTCTGCAGCATGATCAAACAATGCAATATGATGTTGCAGCAACTGAGCCAACTGCCACTGTACTAAGTGATCTTCCTTCAGTTCTGATGACACCGCTCTTCGGTGATTCGTTCAACTCCGACTCCGATTTCTCTCAAATTCTGCATCCGATCATCTCCAACGACAACAACCCGAACTTCAGTAACCATCTTATGCAGAGTCCTCAGCCGGAGTGGCACCAAACATATGACCAAAACTCCTCGTCCTCCTCAATGCCAAACTTTGAGGTAACTAGTACCAATTTGCTGCATCAggcatcatccgaagatgatcgcAACGCGATGATCAAGATTCTTGAAACTGGCCAAGTTCTTCAGTATGCCTCTGCCTCTGAGGAGGGCCAGTAA